A single genomic interval of Spirosoma linguale DSM 74 harbors:
- a CDS encoding IstB domain protein ATP-binding protein (PFAM: IstB domain protein ATP-binding protein~KEGG: tau:Tola_2684 IstB domain protein ATP-binding protein), with amino-acid sequence MNNQATLDRLRDLKLVGMYQAFETLLRLPLHQQPPADELLAQLTEAEHEYRQHRRTQMAIRAARFRYQASLEELHYGPGRNLDKTLVLRLADCRFIDRAENIFLTGSTGCGKSYVASALGYQACQLGYRVGYHNLIRLIQRLQLAKADGSYQREMSRLERQHLLILDDWGLQPLDQNGRLALLQIMEDRHGKAATIITSQLPVSKWHEYIDDPTLADAILDRLTHKAHRMELKGESMRRKQSLAAEK; translated from the coding sequence ATGAATAACCAAGCGACACTTGACCGACTACGGGACCTTAAACTGGTGGGCATGTATCAGGCCTTCGAGACCCTGCTTCGCCTACCCCTTCACCAGCAACCGCCTGCCGACGAACTGCTGGCCCAGCTTACTGAAGCTGAACATGAGTACCGTCAACACCGACGCACCCAGATGGCCATCCGGGCGGCCCGCTTTCGCTATCAGGCCTCGCTGGAAGAGTTGCACTACGGCCCTGGCCGCAACCTGGATAAGACGCTGGTGCTTCGTTTGGCCGACTGCCGCTTCATCGATCGAGCCGAGAATATCTTCCTGACGGGATCAACTGGCTGCGGCAAAAGTTACGTGGCTTCGGCCCTGGGCTATCAGGCCTGTCAGCTGGGGTATCGGGTGGGTTATCACAATCTGATCCGGCTCATACAGCGACTGCAACTGGCTAAAGCCGACGGCTCCTACCAGCGGGAGATGAGTCGTCTGGAGCGGCAACACCTGCTCATTCTGGATGACTGGGGCTTACAACCCCTTGATCAGAATGGCCGATTGGCCCTGTTACAGATCATGGAGGACCGGCATGGCAAGGCCGCTACGATCATCACCTCGCAACTGCCGGTGAGTAAATGGCACGAATACATCGACGATCCTACCTTGGCCGATGCCATCCTGGACCGGCTAACTCACAAGGCTCATCGGATGGAGTTGAAGGGTGAATCGATGCGACGCAAGCAAAGTCTTGCGGCTGAGAAATAA
- a CDS encoding Integrase catalytic region (PFAM: Integrase catalytic region~KEGG: maq:Maqu_3180 integrase catalytic subunit): MANQRLPMHLLRQILLLQQQHKSIRDIARSLGLARNTVRGYLRMLPDPATLSLPQLSDQQLDELVQSRPPAPSPDAPLTILQQRFAQIDRELTRPGVTRYSLWLDYKAEHPNGYQYTQFCHYYQLWSQRQQTSMHIEHKAGDKLFVDFAGKRLSLVDQTTGEVRPVEFFVAVLGCSQLTYAQVVATQRKEDFITALQNALHYFGGVPAAIVPDNLKAAVIRSDRYEPQINETLADFALHYQTTILPARSGKPRDKALVEGAVNILYRRIYAPLRNEVFHRLDDLNAAIRPLLDAHNQMRFQNRGHSRQSQFEERERMHLMGLPNTAYLIKHYAGSRVQKNGHVLLSEDKHYYSVPYRYIGQWVRLIYTASSVEVYCQHQRIATHQRLQGQYHYSTLKEHLPPAHQWISDWSPETFVRRADRIGPQTRQAVEAILTSRAHPEQAYKSCQGVLSLEKKVGRERLERACQRALCYQSVSYKVIRSIIERGLDTLSDASPVSSVPSHENIRGASAYQ, translated from the coding sequence ATGGCCAACCAGCGTCTTCCTATGCACCTACTCCGTCAGATTCTGCTTCTCCAGCAGCAACATAAGTCTATCCGGGATATTGCCCGTTCGCTAGGCCTGGCTCGCAATACCGTCCGGGGCTACCTGCGCATGCTTCCCGATCCGGCAACGCTTTCCCTCCCGCAACTCTCCGACCAACAGTTGGATGAGCTGGTACAAAGTCGTCCGCCTGCGCCCTCACCCGACGCCCCCCTAACTATTCTTCAACAACGATTCGCTCAGATTGACCGCGAACTGACCCGACCCGGCGTTACCCGGTATAGTCTTTGGCTGGATTACAAAGCCGAACATCCCAACGGCTATCAGTATACGCAGTTCTGCCACTATTATCAGCTTTGGAGCCAGCGGCAGCAGACCAGCATGCACATTGAGCACAAAGCGGGCGACAAACTCTTCGTCGACTTTGCGGGCAAGCGGCTCTCGCTGGTCGACCAGACAACAGGGGAGGTTAGGCCGGTCGAGTTCTTCGTGGCCGTGCTGGGTTGCAGTCAGCTCACTTACGCCCAGGTAGTGGCTACTCAGCGCAAGGAGGACTTCATCACCGCCCTGCAAAACGCCCTGCATTACTTCGGGGGCGTACCAGCGGCCATCGTGCCCGATAACCTCAAAGCGGCTGTGATTCGCTCGGATCGCTATGAACCCCAGATCAATGAGACGCTGGCTGACTTTGCGCTCCATTATCAAACGACGATCCTGCCGGCCCGGAGCGGTAAGCCCCGCGACAAAGCTCTGGTCGAAGGAGCCGTCAACATCCTCTATCGACGCATCTACGCTCCCCTGCGCAATGAGGTCTTTCATCGACTTGACGATCTCAATGCGGCTATCCGCCCCTTACTCGACGCCCACAACCAAATGCGCTTTCAGAACCGGGGCCATAGTCGGCAGTCGCAGTTCGAGGAGCGGGAGCGAATGCACTTGATGGGGTTGCCCAACACGGCTTATCTCATCAAACACTATGCGGGGAGCCGGGTTCAGAAAAACGGCCATGTACTGCTGTCAGAAGACAAGCATTATTACAGCGTACCCTATCGCTACATCGGCCAGTGGGTACGGCTGATCTACACGGCGTCAAGCGTTGAAGTCTACTGCCAGCACCAGCGTATTGCGACTCACCAGCGATTACAGGGACAGTACCATTACTCGACACTCAAAGAGCATTTGCCCCCAGCCCATCAGTGGATCAGTGACTGGAGCCCGGAGACGTTCGTCCGTCGGGCCGACCGCATTGGCCCCCAAACCCGGCAGGCCGTCGAAGCCATCCTAACGAGCCGGGCGCATCCCGAACAGGCTTATAAGTCGTGCCAGGGTGTACTAAGTCTGGAAAAGAAAGTGGGTAGAGAACGTCTGGAGCGGGCCTGCCAACGGGCGTTGTGCTACCAGAGCGTGAGCTACAAAGTCATCCGATCCATCATCGAACGCGGGCTGGATACGCTCTCCGATGCCAGTCCTGTCAGCTCAGTACCCAGCCATGAAAACATCCGGGGCGCATCAGCCTACCAGTAA
- a CDS encoding HNH endonuclease (PFAM: HNH endonuclease~KEGG: mca:MCA0503 hypothetical protein) — translation MTICCNVMKQEMKGSDKVLYTPPGDTGPTFCIYYQLPREKDEHFLAQATEFLIRVFQTGLLSLCEEIHKETNYNFERFTRKIKNRGGLKTVKSMLQPDSTTTGMFKSLASKGRLDLSVEYFVLQMPWYNLFTKSELAVAKKRLFDATGLSEFGPSISYLADDAICSIELNSYEKDLEAKQLCLEHFGPVCIICNIDFEYAYGSIGKNFIQVHHIVPASSIPKRYIVDPIRDLRPVCPNCHAMLHTQEPPYTIDQIKDVCRARYPSRS, via the coding sequence ATGACGATATGCTGTAATGTAATGAAACAGGAGATGAAGGGCTCCGACAAAGTTCTATACACTCCTCCAGGTGACACAGGTCCCACATTTTGCATATATTATCAACTTCCCCGTGAAAAAGATGAGCATTTTCTGGCTCAAGCAACTGAATTCTTGATAAGGGTTTTCCAAACGGGCTTACTGAGCCTTTGCGAGGAAATTCATAAGGAAACGAATTACAATTTTGAAAGATTTACAAGAAAAATTAAAAACCGTGGAGGCCTCAAAACGGTAAAATCCATGCTTCAGCCAGATTCCACTACGACTGGTATGTTTAAATCACTAGCTTCAAAAGGTCGCTTAGATTTATCTGTAGAATACTTTGTGCTACAAATGCCCTGGTACAACTTATTTACAAAAAGCGAGTTGGCAGTTGCCAAGAAAAGGCTTTTTGACGCCACCGGTTTGTCAGAATTTGGGCCGTCAATTAGTTATCTAGCTGATGACGCTATTTGTAGTATAGAACTTAATTCTTATGAAAAGGATCTAGAAGCCAAGCAACTTTGTCTTGAGCACTTTGGACCAGTTTGCATTATTTGCAATATTGATTTTGAGTATGCTTATGGCTCAATTGGAAAAAATTTCATTCAAGTACATCACATTGTTCCTGCGTCCTCTATACCGAAACGATACATTGTAGATCCTATACGGGATTTACGGCCCGTCTGCCCCAATTGCCACGCAATGTTGCATACACAGGAGCCCCCATACACCATAGATCAAATAAAAGATGTTTGTAGAGCTCGCTACCCTAGCCGGTCATAA
- a CDS encoding phage/plasmid primase, P4 family (TIGRFAM: phage/plasmid primase, P4 family~PFAM: primase P4~KEGG: dol:Dole_2911 P4 family phage/plasmid primase), whose protein sequence is MTNTHCGLPLEELNDYIEKKANEMHTTHEQVMTNLLAQIDKIDFQERVGLESDYEEPKLKKQHYLICVVEEILSVASKNQWGLCRSDSLFYAYNGAFWKVIDKDELRNFLKTAAERMGVGKFTARYVEFAKSLFDQFTETAYLPSPAISDNKININLANGTFEISPTCQQIRKADSADFLTYQLSFAYNREAQAPLFQAFLNRVQPDVSCQHLLAEYLGYVFISPAKLKLEKTLLLYGSGANGKSVFFEIITALLGPDNVSHYSLQSLTNEPAYCRANLATKLLNYASEINGKLEASTFKQMVSGEPIEARLPYGQPFIMSKYAKLIFNCNELPADVEHTPAYFRRFLILPFNVTISEEEQDKELAAKIIRSELSGVFNWVLDGLHRLLEQKRFTDCEAVKQQIEDYKRQSDTVRLFLDEQGYKPHTTDYSTLQDLYRDYRGFCIEDGYRAVKKLNFRKRIEGYGILTEDRNVGKVVFVQKSGTGF, encoded by the coding sequence ATGACTAACACGCACTGCGGCTTGCCGCTAGAAGAACTCAATGACTACATAGAAAAAAAAGCTAATGAAATGCACACTACCCATGAGCAGGTAATGACAAATTTGCTTGCTCAGATTGACAAGATCGACTTTCAGGAACGGGTTGGTTTAGAGTCTGATTATGAGGAGCCTAAGCTAAAAAAACAGCATTACTTGATATGTGTCGTAGAAGAGATACTTAGTGTAGCGTCAAAAAATCAGTGGGGCTTGTGCCGTAGTGACAGTTTATTCTATGCATACAACGGCGCATTCTGGAAAGTGATCGACAAAGACGAATTGAGGAATTTTCTTAAAACGGCTGCTGAACGCATGGGTGTGGGCAAGTTTACAGCACGCTATGTGGAATTTGCGAAGAGTTTATTCGATCAATTTACGGAGACAGCTTATCTGCCTTCCCCGGCCATCAGCGATAATAAGATCAATATTAATCTGGCCAATGGTACATTCGAGATTAGTCCGACCTGTCAGCAGATACGCAAAGCTGATTCAGCAGACTTCCTGACATATCAGCTATCCTTTGCTTATAATCGAGAAGCACAGGCCCCATTATTTCAGGCATTTTTAAACCGGGTACAGCCAGATGTAAGTTGTCAGCATTTACTAGCCGAGTATCTGGGGTATGTGTTTATATCACCGGCTAAACTTAAACTGGAGAAAACGCTCCTTCTCTACGGTTCGGGGGCTAACGGCAAATCGGTATTTTTTGAGATCATCACGGCACTTCTGGGGCCTGATAATGTAAGCCATTATTCGTTGCAGTCGTTGACTAATGAGCCCGCCTATTGTCGCGCAAATCTGGCTACAAAGCTTCTCAACTATGCCAGTGAGATCAACGGTAAACTGGAAGCAAGCACCTTTAAACAGATGGTGTCTGGAGAGCCAATCGAGGCCCGTTTGCCGTATGGCCAACCGTTTATCATGAGTAAGTACGCAAAGCTTATATTCAACTGTAATGAGTTACCGGCCGATGTAGAACACACGCCTGCTTACTTTCGGCGTTTTCTTATTCTACCGTTCAATGTCACAATTTCTGAAGAGGAGCAGGACAAAGAATTGGCCGCAAAAATCATACGGTCAGAATTGTCTGGCGTTTTTAACTGGGTACTGGATGGCCTTCACCGACTCCTCGAACAGAAACGGTTTACCGATTGCGAAGCCGTGAAACAGCAAATTGAAGACTACAAACGGCAGTCTGATACAGTACGCTTGTTTCTTGACGAGCAGGGGTACAAACCCCATACAACGGATTACAGTACTCTACAGGACCTCTATCGTGATTACAGGGGGTTTTGTATCGAGGACGGATACAGAGCAGTCAAGAAACTGAATTTCAGGAAACGGATAGAAGGCTACGGTATACTAACCGAGGATCGCAATGTTGGAAAAGTGGTGTTCGTCCAAAAATCAGGAACAGGTTTCTGA
- a CDS encoding phage transcriptional regulator, AlpA (KEGG: spc:Sputcn32_3991 phage transcriptional regulator, AlpA), producing the protein MVAMNNPFEPINARLSNLEALTLELLQLLRSANSSTTSDEVGGIDLACAVTRLSKPRIYTLVSERAIPHAKRGNRLTFRRSELLSWLDKGNRAVIGDSEL; encoded by the coding sequence ATGGTAGCAATGAATAATCCATTTGAGCCGATCAACGCCCGGCTATCTAACTTAGAAGCGTTGACTTTAGAATTACTGCAACTATTACGAAGTGCCAACTCATCAACTACATCCGACGAAGTAGGAGGAATTGACCTCGCTTGCGCAGTTACCCGTTTAAGTAAGCCCCGAATCTATACGCTTGTATCAGAGCGGGCTATCCCTCATGCGAAAAGAGGTAATCGTTTAACATTCCGCCGTTCCGAATTATTAAGCTGGCTGGACAAAGGCAATCGCGCCGTGATAGGAGATAGCGAGCTATGA